The sequence below is a genomic window from Sparus aurata chromosome 6, fSpaAur1.1, whole genome shotgun sequence.
GTAACAATATTGTTTTAGAATATTATTTTGGCAAAAGTGTGAGCAGCCCATataaatacttgagtaaaagtcttaaaagtatatgatattaaatgtacttaaggacataaagtcattttctggcaataaatctACATATgtcaaaagaaagcaaaatcaAATAATGCTTCGGCTGTAGAGCagaatgtaatctgcaaagtaattagtaactaaatttatcaaataaatgtggtggagtaaaaagtacaacaccAGCCTCAAAATGTATTGGAATGGAAGTATTAAGTAAAGAAGAAAGTACTCAAGAAAAGTACAAGAACTTAACAATTAAATACATTACTTGAATACttgtatttagttacattccatcattgACAGAATTTAAAATTGTAAGATATACTTATCTCACGGTTGCACTGCAAACTGTACAATACATTCTTGTCAACATTTGAGTGCAAATATGTGAATGATTTGTTAATAGCAGTGTTGCATGTGATGATGTATAACAGTGTTCGTAGGTTAATATGGACATCTAGTGGTGGAAATGATGTAAACACTCACTGAAACACTTTTTCAAACACATCATATCTCTTGGAAACAAGGAGGACACAGGAGACAGTTGTATTTTACATTCCAAAGTTAAATTTTATGTtaatagaaataaaaacttCTCACTCACTTTATATTACAATGTCATACCATCCATATGACGACAGACAAAAAGCCACCTAGACAAGTTATTTTTGCCAACTGACGTCAGTTTCATTATTAAAACACACTCATGGAGTTGGTTTAGaagcacaaataaaacaggaaaaacatcATTGAGCAACTGTTATGTCAAACTACATATGAAAGCATCTTACAAAGAAAAGTCCAGTGTTCTCTTTGTGCTTTACAGAGGCTCAACAAAGCTGTACAGATGGACGTCGCCGTCGGAGGAAACAGTTTATGCTGTAAACTAACAGGTCCTGTCTGGTTCACTGCAGCGAGACAGGATACAGCAGTGAGGTCTCAGTCTCAAGGAAAAGTTTACTGATCAGCATGACAACTGTGTTCTTAATGTGTGTTGCTGCCacatcagaaaaaagaaaacttacCACTCAATAACTATATACTATTGATCGTATTATAATCTCAAATGAGTCAAGTTATAATAAGATATTTTTACGTTAtaacaatattttattcatgtcaTTTAACTTTATAATCTTATAACGTGATGTTTATCAATTCTTCAATTCTGGCTTGGCAGCCGGAAAAGATTAATTATTAAAAGTGTTTTCACATTACAGCAAAACAAGCTTAtgttcttgtaaaaaaaaatttttctTGTTATAACAATTTACCATCATCCTGTTATAAAATGAACGATTCCAGTTATAACTCAGTcattaattaataaacacatttattaacaacCTTTTTCTGGCTTGGCCACAAAACACTGCCGTAAGTTTGAGATAAACTATGTATTCACGTTATAAGAAGAATTTTTGCATGATTAGAACAAGTATGTTCTAACAATATACTATTAAACttgaaatgtttaatgttataacGTAATCACTTATTGTACAGTGCAACGATGTGCAATTAATcttgttataaagaaaataattcagatCATGACATGAACATGAAAACTTATATtgttataacaaaaaaaatttaacgTTATAACGagattctgatcttttcttctttccttcttttttctggCTTGGCAGTGACACACTGCCGTTAGTTTGAGATAAATAACCTCTACATAAAATAAGCCAGGCGTCACCCAGTAGTCTGACAGCTAACTGTACAACACATGCTTGAGACGTCATGTTTTACAGTTCATACATTTTACAAGGGGCACATTACAGAGTAATTACAGGTTACAGACCCTGACCTCACCGGAGCCCAGATCTGTACGTGTAAATttaaaaggaatagtttgacaatTTAGGAAACACACCCAGCATAGATTATCTGCTTTCTTGAACACCAGACAAGAGGACTGATGCCACTCACATATTGCTAAGTGGACCAGCcacagctggttagcttagcttagcacaaagacagggggaaacagctagcctgtccAAAGGTGACAAAATCCACTTACTCATATGcattgtttttaacacataaaTGTACACAGATGTAAAAATGAACAGTTCCCATTTCACATTGTTATATTGTTATGTGCTCGACTTTTCCTGGAGTCTTGACTGGCGACCGCTCCTAGCTAAGAAATCCTTCCACCACGCAACCTCGCAGAAAATGGCAAAAGTGTGTTTAAAACttggattaaacaaacaagatataacaGTTGTAAAATAGTTTAATAGTTGCCCCAGGACAGATTCAAGCTAGCAGTCTCCACTCCATCTTTGTTGGTTGCTGAATTAAGCTAACCGGCTTAACCtcaagctaacagctagcttagcaaaCGTACAAATTTACCAAACAGACATGAGATTAGTTTTCATATCCTCATCCTAACTTGAGGCAAGACAGCACGTTAGCATTtcccccaaaatgtcaaactatcgGTCAACAAAACCCATTTTTTCCACAGTAGTTATTTTTGGCTTCGTAGCTTGTCCAGAAGGTGAGAACCCATTCACAGTAAAAGGTAACcgtaataatagtaataaataCGTCATGGAAAGATGCTAAAACGCCATATCTTATGttacaataacaatacattatgttttaaaataacttgTTACAATATCATAAAATATTCAGCAGAAGAAGAACGGatttacaaaatatttatttaaatagttaatctcttttttttcccccatcacTGTTAATTATTGTAAGGCGGGACATTTCTGTTTAAATCGAGCAGCGTGACCTGCAACTCCCCTGACCTGATATGTTACAAGAGAAATAAACAGTTAACATGAACTTCACTGTAAAGCAGCACACCTGCCATTATGGGATTAATCTAAAGACTCATTACGAATTCATTTGAAAACCACAAAAGAAGTATGAGAGGACAGATAACTTTGACTGGGGGtagcatgctgatgttcagATGTTACATTACAATGGTACATCTAATATACTACCGTGGAGTAAATTAGTCAAGTCAGACACggaaaagaagagacagagtTGAAGCTAGCAGGTGACTAAAGGCTGCTTACACAGAATTAGGGACTGCCATATAATCCATGAGGCCATTGGAACAAATTTAAGACAGCATCGCACTGCCTTTGAGCCACACATACACGtcacctttttaaatcaaacatgtgatttgttttttcacctttaGCCCGAAACCACATCCCAGAGAACAAAATCCCATTGTTAATTATATTTGGAGAATGAAGATTGATGACCTGGAATGTAGCCACAGGCAGTTAACAATTTAATCAAATTTAACAAAAGTGAGGAAGtaaactctttttttccccccttcaaTAAATGACGAGGGAGCGCCCCTGTCTTCAGGTGACACCCTGTCAATGGAGGTGAGTGTGTCTGAGCAGAAGTGGCAGCACGGAGTGGAGACGTTGGCCATATACCCCCTCACCTTGGGGATGGTGTGGCGCCCTCTGTGAAACCCGCCAGGAGCAATCAGGCGTCAGGTTGCAGACTTATGTAAATACCCCAGAAAAATAGGACAATgttgcaaacaaacaaacaaaacaaaacaaaaccccctTAAAGTGCCTCCTGTTCTCTTTCACAGGCAAACCACTGCTAGTCAAGCTGTAGTGTTTATTTGAgcgtgtgtctgtctgtctgtctgagtgtgtgagagattgTTGCTGCCTTCTCCTTTCCAAACAGTCATTTCTCTTGGTTGCTGCcgtttctcactgtgtgtgtgtgttcggtgtgtgtgtgtgtgtgtgtgtgtgtgtgtgtgcgtgcgtgcgtttgtgtgtgtgtgttgtgtgtgtagaCGAGCCCATCAATGACCAGGATACTGAGGTGGAGAGTACGGTGGAGGGGCTGAAAGACAAGTAGGTGAAACATGAAATTAAGTCAAATCTTCATGAAGTTCTATGATTaccaaaaacaaatatataaatcaaaGAATTCAGTAGGATTGATCCTCTGAAAGGTCTGTGAAACAAATAACCTTCCTTAAGTCCCACGATCATACGAGACTTGTTGCTGCAGGCAACCGCAAAGCATGTCTTGGTCAAAAAATCATGGCTCATTTATGTGTTAGATGTGCATACAGGGGGAGCCTTCTGTCCATACTCTGCATTCATTTTGACCGAATATTTCTGATGGTGGTTGTCAGGGGTTTTGCCAAAAGTTTAAGCAAGACACGACAACAGTACAGGAGAAagaagttttaaaaatggataAACTTCTTTGCAAGTCGGTGAGAGGTTTTAAACATCTGTACGATGTTACTCTATGCaggcacagagacaaacagtaaCTACAGAACAGCTGGGAGGAGATTGGGCAGGAATTTAATATGACTGGGACAGCGGCAGAGGAAAAGTGGAAAAGTGGACTCTGAGCATACATATCATGCTGAATCAGAAGTATCTAATTATGTACGTAAAGGGAGCTTAAATAAGCCTTTTGGAGTCCTACAATTCAGAAttgattcacaaatgtcaaaaattcAAGCAAGAGACCCCTATAAAATGTTCACAATCCAAATAAAGTTCTGACTACACAATCTAAATCACAAGATGTATTGCATCGACCTAGTCAACTGGTGGTTGTGCAAGAAAACTGTCCTAGTTAGAGGGAGCATGAATGTGATGAGTACATTTCATGGCAAGCTACCTATTAGAAGAGATCCACTTCGTCCGAATACAATACCTGAACTGGGATATCTGCTGACACTGATACCAGAGCGCTTttcttaataaataaatgttgttgtttttgttgttggtaTTATGTGTAAGCTTACATTAGGCTTTGGTTAACCATAACCACaaaaaataacaccaaagtgtaaTACATTTAGATGTAGTCCAAAGCAATTCATTTGAACTGCAGGTAAAGTAggcttcacaaaaaaaaaaggggtgcAGGAAAGCAAATTGCTATGGCAACTCCTTTCATGTTTTCAACAGCTTGAATAAATCAAGAGCAAAGTAATGCATTTCATTAGATTACCGGTCTAAGTGGATTTCTATACATGAGTTTAAAAATATCCTCAATAGATTTCACAGCAATTTGCCCGGTAGGACTCGAaaatcaacaaattattgttgttaaatgaacGATAGACACAGGGGGCACAATTTGTCCTTATCCTTTTGGCTCCAGCAGGGTTTGTGTCATATTCAATGGGTAATATTCCATCAATGGAGCCAATTTTGCTTTCCCACAGCTTGTATTGCATATATTGTACTGGCACAGtatctgttttcatttatctatgtgcaaaaactaaaagaaagaGTTATTCAAACTGGTGATCAATAATGCCACTCTTACCCTGGCTGTATGCAGGATCCATCAGGTGTGGTGGATAAGGTCCAGGCTGCATCATCGGGTACTGTGGGGGCATGCCGGGGTACTGAGGTGCCATTGGATAACCTGGGTGTGGATACTCAGTGGGTCCCAGTGGTTTTCCGTAAGCGTCGTACATGGGCTCCACTGGGTAGCTGGCCATGGGGATCTGCTGGGCTGATGGTCAAAAATGTACAGACTGCTGTGAAGGGACTACAACCTACAACCATGTGGATTTTCTGCTCAAGCGTGGACATAAAGAGTAGAGCTCTCACCATCGTAAGGCGTCCTGCCCCTCTGCTGCCTTCTCTGGTAGAGATAACAGCAGGAGCACATGAAGCAGCAGACCATGGTGGCAATGacggccacaaacaggaggatggaggaggcgATGCCAGCTAAAGTTGTGGGGCTGAGACGAGAGAAAGAACACGTTACAAAGAACTCCTCTTATTTTCATCATGTAGCCTGGCATTGTTCCTACCACTCTATCTCGCTAGTTATGACTCACTTTGGCGAGGATTAAAGCACAGATGGAAGTGATGTGAGGTTTCTGATTCAGACACGCCATTCAAAACACACTGACCCTGAAATCACATTCGAGTTAACGACAAACACTCtgcatctctctgtctctctaacaGATTCCATCACCTTCGAGtctcagtgaagaaaacaaagccCTCCATTTCAGCTCTGCCTCCACCACCCACTGATCTGATCTCCCATTGGGCTTAATAAGCTGCAGGTTGTCTGCTCTCGACTGGATGGTGATGGATGGTTTCCAGAGCCGAGGAGGAAAATTGCCATGTTGCTTTTGTTGTCGCAGTCTCTTGGGTGCGAGCTTGCTTAGTCCAGCACTATCAGGATCCCCCCGTAGGGAACTAAACACCGCAGATAGCACAGAGAGCTGATGTAACAGAACGACTAATGTGAACATATTACACTGTGGGGACCAAAGCAGGGTCATTAAGTCAAATGTAGGTGATGGGACATGAGGACAGGACAGTTTAAGAGTGTCTAAACTTCAGAgagtgcagggtgacggcggaCAACTATTTTCTATATATGTTCATTTCTATACATGACATGATGTCTTTTAAATCCAGTTTAAAAGCACGCTTTTATTGAGCAAATTGTACATGGATACCAATTTAGCCAAGCTCTCGGTTGCCACCACACTGACACGATCTTACATGTGGGTAGCTTATGTCTAGCCAACGTAAGCATCCAGACACCTACATCTCATTTCAGAAGGGCTTGGGAATAAAGCATTTTCACCAATTCTTATTCTTTTAACATAAGAAGATATATGCTAAGGCAGCGCTGCATGTACTTGAACTTGACCCACTTATGTCTGCATTTCGtgtctgttatttttttgtatgtatttgtacATGACAGGCTTTATGTCCAAGACAAATTTCACTAGGAGACAAATAAGGCAATCTTAAAAATACTTTCTTAAtcttatatttttttcagtcagcaCTAATCCAAATACCATTCGGTGATGCAACTCCCTGTTAACTTACATGATACAACTGCTACCAATGCAGCTATCTGCCAGATTCATCGCATAAAATTCCTCCACTTCAAACGCAATTTTTGTATTTAATAATGTATTGCAATCCTTATCTCGTTTTTCATGGGTATTTGAAGACACATCTTGCAGGGAAAGGGATATTTGTGCAGACTTTCCTTAAGTGTTCTGTCTGCCTACAGGAAATGAAGGACATGCGATCCCGCGGTGATAGCCTTGAATCGTGAACACAAACACCGACTCTTGGTGTTgagcaaatgaataaataagtcATTAAATTAAatccctgctgctgcagccgtcGTTCCCCACCTGAACTGGAAGAGCATGCAGCGTTTCTGCTCCCTCTCTGTGATCATCTTGAAGGCGTccaggcagcagtagcgccggTGGCAGTTCCCACAGCAGAATGTGATGAGAGGGCAGTCGAAGCCGTTGTGCCAGGTGCCGTTTTTATCCACGTACCACAGACAGTCCTCGTTCCCACTGACTGCAAAACAAAACGCAACACAAAGCGTTAGGCCTGGCGACTCTACAGGGTAGATGATCAAAAAAGGTAAAAGAACAGAAgggtgcagagagagaaagaaggaggaagcagcaggtcagacagagCTCGTTCTCTTCATACGATCTCAGCTTTACAGACGtgcttctgtctctgttttatgACACATTTTCAAGGTGATTTACTGCTTTGTTTTGCCTtcaggacaaaataaatatgtatgttGAACATGTAGAGGCTCTTCTTTCTTTACATCTTTCCAGTTCCAGGCCAAACACGGTCATGATGCATTATTCAATGCTTCCCTGTGGCTGAGGTTGCAAACTGATTAGGGCTCGAGTAAGTTACCCAGGAGATTTAAAGGTCTAAAATAAGTCATTAATTCTAGGACTTTTCCTATTTATCGACTTGTTGTTTGGTTTAGAAACaccaaaaaaagtcaaataaatgcCTGTCCAGGATAAtatcaacagtccaaaaacccCAAATAATTGATTTACTAGGATAAGACCAGGCAAAGCAGCATAGGTCTCACAGTTGAGAACCCAGACCcatcaattatttttattttcacttaaaaaaacGATTGAATTGACACATGTGCATATGATTAActctgaatgaaatgaaacaaaattgGAGAAATAACACTCGTGCAGTGTTATAGTTCTGTGGTCTGTTCATTATCATGTGGACCttgaaaaggaggagaggaagaataaAATAATGCAGGACTAAAGTCTGCAGAGTAGAGGAAAGAAGACGAGCAAGTGAGACAGGTGACATTATCGTGCATGTATGTGCAGGGGGCGCTGCATGTACTTGAATATGGCCTACTTATGTCTGCCGTTGTCTGTGAGATGCACTTTCTTTCTGTTATTTATTGCATGTATGTTCTGAACACATCTTTGTGTGGCAGGCTTTTTGTCCAAGACACATTTCTCTGGGGATAAAGAAGTAAATCTTTACActtgaaaataacatttcaccGCCTTGAATAGACGTGTGCATACGATTTACTCTTTGCAAAAGCTAGAGATGAAACAAAACTGAAGATATAACACACAGATCTGTGATTTTTTAGCTCTGCGGTCTCTCAGGAGACAAAGGTATACATCCCGACTAAGAAACACATCATCTTTCATAACAATAAATGCATATTACATCCTAAATTAAGTTGCAAGGACTGCTGGTATAATTATGTTTTCCACAGCAGAGAATTAAAGTCACTATAATTACAGCCACATGCGCCGGCTGCTAAAAGTAACGGTGActtttacatcaacatgagtTAACGCAGTCTGAGAGAGCCCTGACAGAAACTGTTTGTTTGACTACACTGGATAGCGTATGTTaattaaaagacacatttattCTCGGTGAGCTGCTCTTCGTCGATGAGCCGAGGATTTTTTTCCAAGCGTATAAAACTGATGGAAACTCCATTAGAGGATGTCTGCAGGAGAGTGTTCAGCCAAGATCTGAACAGACTTGGCTCCTGAAGTGGTTTAGAATAATTTGAGATGAGTGCTGATTAGAGAATGCTATACTCTGCAATTTGTTATCAGAAAAACTATTATTGTGTAGTAGTGTTTGTCTCCTCTCAACTTGTTGAATAATAGTTAAATAAAAGCATACATGTTACATGTTGCCTCATATTTAATGCTGGTAAAATCCAATATGATAAACAGTATATGATCAAATCTCTATAACCATATATTATCCAGCCCTATTTGCAATGATGAAAATTATGCAAATCAGTTTGAATGGCATaacctgtaaaaaaacaaaaaaggttgaTTGATCTGTAAAACTAAGGCTTGAGATCACAGTGTAAGCTGTCAGgtcaaaaatattaaaattttcCTTCACAGTAGCTAGTACCTTGTAGAAAAAATAACTCCATGTGTGTAATGTTAGTTTAAAACTAAAACGGATGGTAAAGAAGAGCTAACACTATTGCTGAGCTAATgctaaaggtgcaatatgtaagacttGGCCGCCCGTTGAATTCAAAGCAAATAGAGCGCTGTGGagatttttgtaggctaacccggAAGTTAGTATCGACCCGGTTCACTGATCACAAAGCCTATGGGATTTCTCAATTGGATTTCTGAATATCGCCGTAAATAAGCGCATGATTCTGACACTTATTGTTCGGCAAGATAATCCTCAAATCTGAACACCACATTAGAGATTTTCAAACGGAAATTAAATCTCTAGAAGTCCAACACTAATGTCAGGTTATAAACAGAATAAGTGCGGTCATATGACTTAAACGCCACCACCATTAAGTGTCTTATTACACAATTACAATGCACGTTAACTGTAAATTGATAAAACTGCAAGTCGTTAAGTTAGAGCTggaatagtttgtaactaaagtcggcctgtaaagacggactggtgagtagatgagtctctgtgttcgtGACAACCTCTGCAgcctcatttagccacttgttagcaaccgccaTTTTTAAAGACACATAAATGCTTTATAGTTTAATTGTGGGACATTAAATGATATATGGTATGTCGTAGAACAAAACATATTAATATgtagaccttatttcaggcacaTAACTGAAAaccctttatttttcttttaatgtcacAGACTTGAGTCGACTGAACCACAAAAATGCTAACTGATTTCCGGGTCTTAGGACTACAAACTGCAGGGCTctacagggggcagcatatcgctgatgtaaccgctaactgctgctataCTATTAGTTAGCTAGTTAGGTTAGTTAGCTGTGCCGCTAGCAGTCTGGACTGAACTGGAATTCATTGGACCAGGTTAGTCTTTTAGATCACACCACAAGCCGACCTAGACTAGGACGggtcagggctagctggttagcatgctcagAGCTGGGggggttttgttgttttttttaaagtgttgttTTCTTCGGTTTCAactcaaattcttacatattgcacctttaacaataTTAGCTAAATACCCATTTTTCCTattcaaataataatacaactatacaaatatttgtcttttccAAAACAAACAGATAGTTGCATAAAAACCAGTAGGACTAGTTCGCAGACGACTGAACTAATGGAGGCTAAATGTGGTCTTGCGCTGAGCAGTGACCGGTTTAGGGAGAGTTATCCAGGCCTGAAATTAACATCGAGGTTACGGGATCACacgtaaacatcagcatgaGCTCATGGTGGCTGCTGCCCGTGAGGCTGCGGAGAGATGAGACAGACAGCGGccatgcaggcaggcaggcaggcaggcacagACGGGGCTGCACGCCTCGGACCGTTACACCgttagctagcggctagcagccaTGATCTTACCCGGAGAGGAGCTGAGGACGACGGTGAGCAGCGCCAAAGTCAGCGCGATGAGAGACATGTTGCCCGTTGGAAAGATCATCCCCATCCCGATTGCAAACCAAGCGAGGTGAGATTTCACAGAGGAGCTGTTTTCATCGGAGAAGACAAACGAGGAGACTAACGGTGCTTCTCTGACATTATCCAGCCCCGGGAACAGCACTGGAGACGGGACGGCTTTGACGATCGGTAATTTATCCGTCGAAATGACACATCGCGGCTGTGACGCCGTTCAACCGGGACGAGGGGGGCGGTGCCTTTCATGTGCGTAGGAATAATGGCAATCGGAGCTGCGGCTGTGTAGAATCACATCTTTTTAATGATATAGTCTTGCTTTGagtataaatattgtacatttaactCCATCAGCAGCCTTTTTTTAATTGCAGTTGGTCGAGGTAATTTGAAATCTTGTATATAACTTTAAACTGTACAAACCTCCAGACTTATACAGACATTTCTTTATAAAATTAAATCCTGAATACCTTATTTTGCAGGTTGATCTGGATGTTTCCTCTCTAAAAATGTTGTATGATAAATTAGTGTTTGCATCTGGAGGTAGTACAAAATGTGGCTGGTCAAGGTACTGCAATTGTATAAatcagatttttattattaaattttttttaaatgtctgtatagattttgagttttttgcaGATTAAAGATGCTCATGTAATTGGATCAGGGATTATATGATGAAGAAACTTCCCCGTAtgcgggacaaataaaggaaattctgattcCGATTCTGATAATCCTATAATGTTGCATATCCCATATGCAACACTATGAAATGGGCCACTACATGTACAttacttttcatattttcagcACAGTTGGTTGTGAATACTAATGAACTTTCACTGCAAACTACATTTTTCTTCCACCACTGAACTCAGGGTTACAGGTTTATAAAGCTGGCTTGTACTGACTCCATTACCCCATGTTTACTAGTTGCTCATGTTTACGAGCAGCCCTAAATGCACCATGAGAGGACAGAGCagtccccctcccctccctgctcctccCTACAAGGACATTACATtagtggagagggagagagagagagagactggacACAGGCTGAAGACAAGAGCTCCTCTTGATGTTACAAAGTGACATTAAAGGCATTTCCTGTTGTGAGGAtttaaacataataataataataataatgatgatgatgatgatgatgatgatgatgattatgatgataataataataataatgatgaaaaaaagatcTTGTATAGTTGGGCATCAGAGGTCCAACTTTAATTAGTTTGACTGGAGAAATATACACTCAAAACACACTTCCAGTGGACGTTATGGCTCTTATGTGAAGCAGGTGAAAAAGTCAGTTCATCTGTTCAGGGTTAATGTtgaaagcaaagaaaaagattAATGCTCACAGCTCCACCTTGTGGAaaatctgcagctttgtgtTTAGGTCCCAGAGGCACCCTGCATCTAAGAATGACAAGTTTTTTGATGAATACCTAATATCAGCAGACAGAGCTTTTatatacacaaaaaaataaagacagcaTGCACACAGGTGTTTGCACGTTTGCCTGACCAGACCTCTTCTGTCTGTGCAAACATGTGCCAAATTTAGCCTAGTTTGGTTGCACCAGGCCTGTGACGCTTTTTAAAAGCACAGGTGTTGGTAGTAGTAACAATAACAATGTATATGTTTTATTCAAGTGTCCATTATGCAGCATGCAACGACTCTCCTCATGATCAGATGATACACTGTCAGTAACTtaattatgtgtttatgtgtgtttaaatACATATTGTGCTTTGGCAGGTACACATCATCACTCCATAAAT
It includes:
- the shisa4 gene encoding protein shisa-4, giving the protein MGMIFPTGNMSLIALTLALLTVVLSSSPVSGNEDCLWYVDKNGTWHNGFDCPLITFCCGNCHRRYCCLDAFKMITEREQKRCMLFQFSPTTLAGIASSILLFVAVIATMVCCFMCSCCYLYQRRQQRGRTPYDAQQIPMASYPVEPMYDAYGKPLGPTEYPHPGYPMAPQYPGMPPQYPMMQPGPYPPHLMDPAYSQAPPPYSPPQYPGH